From one Paracoccus pantotrophus genomic stretch:
- a CDS encoding eCIS core domain-containing protein, whose amino-acid sequence MKARTGPVSTRSADASRSPAAPAPAPVSVSAPVSTSASRDSAPQPLNLLQRSLVGGAALPASLRARMETGFGTSFSDVRIHTGGAAAMATGRARAEALTSGSDIAFAPGRYRPGSAAGDRLIAHELAHVVQQRRSGGGGAVQAKSLVSNPGDAAETAADAAAATVLAGGRAQVGAAGQSLRGRIMRRALAGAAPFAASPALSQAPARPGAVAPGAGPVLTPMMTSQVSAAGGRVSGLTRSGGRPGATAPASKAPDDSQTARGENAAEAKPAPSVAIAGAPAGAAEAAPDRAPQRKKDKEGPDRRRTRDEKGKAAAAKDKGGARAKGGGGGGGGAAKRFGQNLGDRGEAAAEAARERLSERADALQVNEGAHARIGAARAAAEPAPNAAEADGQSQQAGSLAQAEIPAPDAAAAQQRAGAALASAAPSTIEELDNFAGPGGAGTRQQISRQVAAEAGQQAAPVQSSMSAVRNPPAGAAPPPAVPQPAPVAAPATAAPNLTGAAPPAVPEESLDASEFREAADEALAEHDVDDATLAKAEEGPLRAIGDDKDELNENVAGAATEARATETAATQEAAAGLAATEAESVGGMEAGRDAAQEAVSGEQTGTRSGEEGGARSLAEQINATYATAEGQVNEKLGSLESEAVQSFRDRQGQRLEAFASGVRADLEAFKARRYAGAKGLYNRARDWLLSINSLPEVKALYESHRNQYIADIDALLNEIRGSIQRTIDECKAILAEAKAAIDRLVEANKGNLDAEAQAALTRTQAQFQAMEARIEATQRAALAALDRERERAIREMDAKLAEIQAENAGLVDRIAAAIKALADALGEFMALMARVTRMGIGAFLSAAGSQAQEGVKNHLWDSLKEAFKEWFFNKVPGLQLLMNLPPNWVEMLTVLATSMIGLITESLPLLMPAMAVAAMTWLATQLALKLIPGAGAIMAVIDAIRAAWSLVQSLFSAARAFLEFVMQVAAPGNGAAAFARALAHGIVAAVDMVLTFLGVDALIRRLLGAIARPFGRIVARIQQRFRQFMERRRRRSGDRRAGGRGRRRDDGDDRGGSADARRRARDQARRDRRAADRRRRERDRGRDRRRERSESDADRRRRRRQEEERRQRERLDRAVRAIQPQVQQLARRGVSRLGLGARLTFWRLRYRLTSLERQGDSIVARINPSSPAGRIAQLSPARIGRALEPILIEAERLFEQERASNPAVRTQSAELERQMREGRQVTVGAGLNEADVVFAGRRFLSAPGQLPLPLGRARFGRFSGPFHTSISMPGSRPAYIRDVRRSSMLFQANAPAYEGFRAEHLDSPDPDQLRNVVEPIRAPGQLAARATGRSLEERGMINPRLEAARGEYAPMAPRGASVAADQDFRGRQDSGSFTRGQIAEARQARHRRTGNIFKLLDRVLRQQTGAMTVLGEDQALRDLAQAFRSWALSNVSRAGRRASTPAEQAAAAQQLIVGMVAFLRSRYP is encoded by the coding sequence ATGAAGGCCAGGACCGGCCCCGTTTCGACCCGTTCGGCCGACGCTTCGCGCAGCCCGGCGGCCCCTGCCCCGGCCCCCGTCTCGGTTTCGGCCCCCGTCTCGACCTCGGCCAGCCGTGACAGCGCCCCGCAGCCGCTGAACCTGCTGCAGCGCAGCCTCGTCGGCGGCGCGGCGCTGCCTGCCAGCCTGCGGGCCCGGATGGAAACGGGTTTCGGCACCTCGTTTTCCGACGTGCGCATCCATACCGGCGGGGCGGCGGCGATGGCGACCGGACGGGCGCGGGCCGAGGCGCTGACCTCGGGCAGCGACATCGCCTTTGCGCCGGGCCGCTATCGGCCGGGCTCGGCGGCGGGCGATCGCCTGATCGCGCATGAGCTGGCCCATGTCGTGCAGCAGCGCCGTTCCGGCGGCGGCGGCGCGGTGCAGGCGAAATCGCTGGTCTCGAATCCCGGAGACGCGGCCGAAACCGCCGCCGACGCGGCCGCCGCGACGGTGCTGGCCGGCGGCCGCGCGCAGGTCGGCGCGGCGGGGCAGTCGCTGCGCGGCCGGATCATGCGCCGCGCCCTGGCGGGGGCCGCGCCCTTTGCCGCCTCGCCCGCGCTGTCGCAGGCCCCGGCCCGGCCGGGCGCGGTCGCGCCGGGGGCGGGGCCGGTGCTGACGCCGATGATGACCTCGCAGGTCTCGGCCGCGGGCGGGCGGGTTTCGGGCCTGACCAGGTCCGGCGGCCGGCCGGGGGCGACCGCGCCCGCCAGCAAGGCCCCCGACGATTCGCAGACCGCGCGCGGCGAGAACGCGGCCGAGGCGAAGCCCGCGCCCTCGGTCGCCATCGCCGGCGCCCCCGCCGGGGCGGCCGAGGCCGCGCCGGACCGCGCCCCGCAGAGGAAAAAGGACAAGGAGGGCCCGGATCGCCGCAGGACAAGGGATGAGAAGGGCAAGGCCGCGGCTGCCAAGGACAAGGGCGGCGCCCGCGCCAAAGGCGGGGGCGGAGGTGGCGGGGGCGCGGCGAAGCGTTTCGGCCAGAACCTCGGCGACCGCGGCGAGGCGGCGGCAGAAGCGGCGCGCGAGCGGCTTTCCGAACGCGCCGACGCCCTGCAGGTGAACGAGGGCGCACATGCCCGGATCGGCGCCGCGCGGGCCGCGGCCGAGCCCGCGCCGAATGCGGCCGAGGCCGATGGCCAAAGCCAGCAGGCAGGCAGCCTTGCCCAGGCCGAGATCCCCGCCCCCGATGCGGCGGCGGCGCAGCAAAGGGCGGGGGCGGCGCTGGCCTCGGCCGCGCCCTCGACCATCGAAGAGCTGGACAATTTCGCCGGGCCGGGCGGGGCGGGCACGCGCCAGCAGATCAGCCGGCAGGTCGCCGCCGAGGCCGGCCAGCAGGCGGCGCCGGTCCAGTCCTCGATGTCGGCGGTGCGCAACCCGCCTGCGGGCGCCGCCCCGCCCCCGGCCGTGCCCCAGCCCGCGCCCGTCGCCGCCCCGGCCACGGCGGCGCCGAACCTGACCGGGGCGGCACCCCCCGCGGTGCCCGAGGAATCGCTGGACGCCAGCGAGTTCCGCGAAGCCGCCGACGAGGCGCTGGCCGAGCACGACGTGGACGACGCGACCCTGGCCAAGGCCGAGGAAGGCCCGCTGCGCGCCATCGGTGACGACAAGGACGAGCTGAACGAAAACGTGGCCGGCGCCGCGACCGAGGCCCGCGCGACCGAGACCGCCGCCACGCAAGAGGCCGCGGCGGGGCTGGCCGCGACCGAGGCAGAAAGCGTCGGCGGGATGGAGGCCGGGCGAGACGCGGCACAAGAGGCGGTCAGCGGCGAACAGACCGGCACCCGCTCGGGCGAGGAAGGCGGCGCGCGCAGCCTGGCCGAACAGATCAACGCCACCTATGCCACCGCCGAGGGGCAGGTGAACGAAAAGCTGGGCTCGCTGGAAAGCGAAGCGGTGCAGAGTTTTCGCGACCGCCAGGGCCAGCGGCTGGAGGCCTTTGCCTCGGGCGTCCGGGCCGATCTGGAGGCCTTCAAGGCGCGGCGCTATGCCGGCGCCAAGGGGCTTTACAACCGCGCGCGGGACTGGCTGCTGTCGATCAACAGCCTGCCCGAGGTCAAGGCGCTCTACGAGAGCCACCGCAACCAGTATATCGCCGATATCGACGCGCTGCTGAACGAGATCCGCGGCAGCATCCAGCGCACCATCGACGAATGCAAGGCCATCCTGGCCGAGGCGAAGGCCGCCATCGACCGGCTGGTCGAGGCCAACAAGGGCAACCTGGACGCCGAGGCGCAGGCGGCGCTGACCCGGACGCAGGCGCAGTTCCAGGCGATGGAGGCCCGCATCGAGGCGACCCAGCGCGCCGCCCTTGCCGCGCTGGACCGCGAGCGCGAGCGCGCCATCCGCGAGATGGACGCGAAGCTGGCCGAGATCCAGGCCGAGAACGCGGGCCTGGTCGACCGTATCGCCGCGGCGATCAAGGCGCTGGCCGATGCGCTTGGCGAATTCATGGCGCTGATGGCGCGGGTGACGCGGATGGGGATCGGCGCGTTCCTGTCGGCGGCCGGGTCGCAGGCGCAGGAAGGCGTCAAGAACCACCTGTGGGATTCGCTGAAGGAAGCCTTCAAGGAATGGTTCTTCAACAAGGTTCCCGGCCTGCAACTGCTGATGAACCTGCCGCCGAACTGGGTCGAGATGCTGACCGTGCTGGCGACCAGCATGATCGGCCTGATCACCGAAAGCCTGCCCCTGCTGATGCCTGCCATGGCGGTCGCGGCGATGACCTGGCTGGCGACCCAGCTTGCGCTGAAGCTGATCCCCGGCGCGGGCGCAATCATGGCGGTGATCGACGCGATCCGCGCGGCCTGGTCGCTGGTGCAGTCGCTGTTCTCTGCCGCCCGCGCCTTTCTGGAATTCGTCATGCAGGTGGCGGCGCCCGGCAATGGCGCGGCGGCCTTCGCGCGCGCCCTGGCGCATGGCATCGTGGCGGCGGTGGACATGGTGCTGACCTTCCTCGGCGTCGACGCGCTGATCCGCCGCCTGCTGGGGGCCATCGCGCGGCCCTTCGGCCGCATCGTCGCCCGCATCCAGCAGCGTTTCCGGCAATTCATGGAGCGCCGGCGGCGGCGCAGCGGCGACCGGCGCGCGGGCGGGCGCGGGCGGCGGCGCGACGACGGGGACGACCGCGGCGGCAGCGCGGATGCCCGCCGCCGCGCCCGCGACCAGGCCCGCCGCGACCGCCGCGCCGCAGACCGCCGCCGGCGCGAACGGGATCGCGGCCGCGACCGCCGGCGCGAGCGTTCCGAAAGCGATGCCGACCGCCGGCGCCGCCGCCGCCAGGAGGAGGAGCGCCGCCAGCGCGAACGGCTGGACCGGGCGGTGCGGGCGATCCAGCCCCAGGTCCAGCAGCTGGCGCGGCGCGGCGTCTCGCGCCTGGGCCTTGGCGCGCGGCTGACCTTTTGGCGGCTGCGCTATCGCCTGACCTCGCTGGAGCGGCAGGGCGATTCCATCGTCGCCCGGATCAACCCCTCCTCGCCGGCGGGGCGCATCGCGCAGCTCAGCCCGGCCCGCATCGGCCGGGCGCTGGAGCCGATCCTGATCGAGGCCGAACGGCTGTTCGAGCAGGAGCGGGCCTCGAACCCCGCCGTTCGCACCCAATCGGCCGAGCTTGAGCGGCAGATGCGCGAGGGCCGCCAGGTCACGGTGGGCGCGGGCCTGAACGAAGCCGATGTCGTCTTTGCCGGACGCCGGTTCCTGTCCGCGCCGGGCCAGTTGCCCCTGCCGCTCGGCCGCGCAAGGTTCGGCAGGTTCTCGGGGCCGTTCCACACCTCGATCAGCATGCCCGGCAGCCGGCCTGCCTATATCCGCGACGTGCGGCGCTCCTCGATGCTGTTCCAGGCGAATGCACCCGCCTATGAGGGATTCCGGGCCGAACATCTCGACAGCCCGGATCCGGACCAGTTGCGCAACGTGGTGGAACCCATTCGCGCGCCGGGCCAGCTTGCGGCGCGCGCCACCGGCCGCTCGCTGGAGGAACGCGGCATGATCAACCCGCGGCTTGAGGCCGCGCGCGGCGAATATGCGCCGATGGCGCCACGCGGCGCCTCGGTCGCCGCCGACCAGGACTTTCGCGGCCGTCAGGACAGCGGCAGCTTCACCCGCGGCCAGATCGCGGAGGCCCGCCAGGCCCGCCACCGGCGCACCGGCAACATCTTCAAGCTTCTGGACCGGGTGCTTCGGCAGCAGACCGGCGCCATGACGGTGCTGGGCGAGGACCAGGCCCTGCGCGATCTTGCCCAGGCGTTCCGTTCATGGGCATTATCGAATGTCAGCCGCGCGGGCCGCCGTGCCTCGACCCCGGCCGAGCAGGCGGCCGCGGCGCAGCAGCTCATCGTCGGCATGGTCGCATTCCTGAGGAGCCGTTACCCATGA